From the Hyphomicrobium sp. ghe19 genome, one window contains:
- a CDS encoding heme ABC transporter permease, with amino-acid sequence MQTLTQRLANPTRFMELSARLLPWISGAAAILLAYGLYLAFFASPADYQQGETVRIMYIHVPCAWLSMMIYGLIALSSFGLLVFRHPLADVSAKAAAPLGAAFTFLALLTGSLWGKPMWGTYWVWDARLTSVLILFFLYLGLMALRSALEDEGAAAKLTAILALVGVTILPIIKFSVDWWNTLHQPSTDFTSTVDPSMRLPLLVMAVAFTLLFFAMHLKGMRNEILRRRVKALRTQAVAGRDRLAAQAANQGAAE; translated from the coding sequence ATGCAGACACTGACGCAACGCCTCGCCAACCCGACCCGCTTCATGGAGCTTTCCGCAAGGCTGCTGCCGTGGATTTCGGGGGCGGCCGCCATTCTGTTGGCCTATGGGCTTTATCTCGCGTTCTTCGCGTCGCCCGCCGACTATCAGCAGGGCGAGACAGTGCGGATCATGTACATCCACGTGCCGTGCGCGTGGCTCTCGATGATGATCTATGGGCTGATCGCGCTTTCGAGCTTCGGGCTTCTGGTTTTCCGCCATCCCTTGGCGGATGTCTCGGCGAAGGCTGCAGCGCCGCTCGGTGCCGCTTTCACGTTCCTGGCGCTGCTGACGGGCTCGCTCTGGGGTAAACCGATGTGGGGCACCTATTGGGTCTGGGACGCGCGGCTGACGTCGGTCCTGATCCTGTTTTTTCTCTATCTCGGATTGATGGCGCTCCGGTCGGCGCTCGAGGATGAGGGCGCGGCGGCGAAGCTGACCGCCATCCTGGCGCTCGTCGGCGTCACGATCCTGCCGATCATCAAATTCTCTGTCGACTGGTGGAACACGCTGCATCAGCCGTCGACCGATTTTACGTCGACAGTCGATCCGAGCATGCGGCTGCCGCTTCTCGTCATGGCGGTTGCGTTCACGCTTCTGTTCTTCGCCATGCATCTCAAGGGCATGCGAAATGAAATTCTGCGCCGGCGGGTGAAAGCCCTCAGAACGCAGGCCGTCGCCGGACGCGACCGGCTCGCGGCGCAGGCTGCAAATCAAGGCGCGGCGGAGTAA
- the ccmD gene encoding heme exporter protein CcmD — protein MDLGPHAAFIWISYAAVTVTVIGLILWLIADGRKQAADLEALERQGVKRRSAAAGGR, from the coding sequence ATGGATCTCGGACCTCACGCCGCCTTCATCTGGATTTCTTACGCCGCCGTGACGGTGACCGTCATCGGGCTCATTCTTTGGCTGATCGCTGATGGCCGGAAGCAGGCTGCCGATCTCGAAGCTCTCGAGCGGCAAGGCGTGAAGCGCCGTTCAGCGGCGGCGGGAGGACGATAG
- a CDS encoding DsbE family thiol:disulfide interchange protein has protein sequence MELAEGKSNLVRVLPVVVFAVVAGFFAMALRSGDPSRLPSTLVGKTVPQTTFPPLEGLERGGKPEPGFTSADLAKGKVSVVNYWASWCQPCVEEHPFLEQLKEEAGVDIYGVNYKDQTDAARRFVGRFGNPYSAVGTDKSGRAAIDWGVYGTPETFVVNGRGEVVYKHVGPISADSLTTKLLPAIEKAKASPAP, from the coding sequence ATAGAGTTGGCCGAAGGCAAGTCGAACTTGGTGCGCGTTTTACCGGTCGTGGTTTTTGCAGTCGTCGCGGGGTTTTTCGCGATGGCGTTGCGGTCCGGCGATCCGTCACGGTTACCGTCGACGCTCGTCGGAAAGACTGTGCCTCAGACGACCTTTCCGCCGCTCGAAGGCCTCGAGCGCGGCGGCAAACCAGAGCCCGGTTTCACCTCCGCCGATCTTGCGAAGGGCAAAGTCTCTGTCGTCAATTATTGGGCGTCGTGGTGCCAGCCGTGCGTTGAAGAGCATCCGTTTCTCGAACAGCTGAAAGAAGAAGCGGGCGTCGATATCTACGGCGTCAACTACAAGGACCAGACGGATGCGGCGCGGCGTTTCGTCGGCCGTTTCGGCAATCCTTATTCAGCTGTTGGAACGGACAAAAGCGGGCGCGCGGCCATCGACTGGGGCGTCTACGGCACGCCGGAGACCTTCGTCGTCAATGGCCGGGGCGAAGTCGTCTACAAGCACGTCGGGCCGATCTCGGCCGACTCTTTGACGACGAAACTTCTGCCAGCCATCGAGAAGGCAAAAGCTTCGCCGGCGCCTTGA